The following coding sequences lie in one Sorghum bicolor cultivar BTx623 chromosome 6, Sorghum_bicolor_NCBIv3, whole genome shotgun sequence genomic window:
- the LOC8073005 gene encoding protein SMAX1-LIKE 3 → MRAGGCTVQQSLTAEAAAVVKQAVSLARRRGNAQVTPLHVASAMLAAPAGLLRAACLRSHSHPLQCKALELCFNVALNRLPASAAVASSPLLGGHGHGHHHYYPPSLSNALVAAFKRAQAHQRRGSVESQQQPVLAVKIELEQLVVSILDDPSVSRVMREAGFSSTQVKANVEQAVCSTTTTTAATAAAPGKNPNPSSSATTSPTAQEAKAINKLPLPLPLHQARDEDVAAILDCLASRSKRRVVVIAESVSAAEAMAHAAVDKIKRAEAKHDALRGAQVVSLRVSSFRDMPREETERRLGELRCLVRGRRQQEVVLVVEDLKWAAEFWAGHVQSGRRGYYSSVEHVVTELRALLASGGGGDHGGGSMCWLLGFGTYQAYMRCRVGQPSLESLWGLQTLTVPAGSLVLSLTCAFDDSALGTVNQSMKAGSDTDGNAPASCWPLLGGTQLISRCCADCSAARIDTKAALPRPFVSSSSTLPSWLQHCRDHQEPTTTHLTDLGKTWSSICSRPSSQRMTLHFSAPVSPASSISSYEHGGDHHHQSQQPRHSSWLLAGLDAAAPAHHHPWRPKREASGGNKAAASRSHDSGGSNGSVEVECRRAKAKFKELSAENLKVLCGALEKEVPWQKEIVPEIASAVLQCRSGIAKRRDKSRSADAKEETWMFFLGGDADGKEKVARELASLVFGSRNSFVSIRPGGGASASSPPPPAAASSEEHHRSKRPRMAAAYLERLHEAVSENPHRVIFMEDVERADRDCQLGIKEAIESGVVRNHAGEEVGVGDAIVILSCESFDGDSRSRGCSPPSKKVKVEMEETKEERTGEHEHNEDGASSSSPSCIDLNVDMESDPADERSLGDLCLLTAVDRTLFFRRQQEN, encoded by the exons ATGAGGGCCGGGGGGTGCACGGTGCAGCAGTCGCTGACGGCGGAGGCCGCGGCGGTGGTGAAGCAGGCGGTGAGCCTCGCGCGGCGGCGCGGGAACGCGCAGGTGACGCCGCTGCACGTGGCGAGCGCGATGctggcggcgccggcgggccTGCTGCGCGCGGCGTGCCTCCGCTCGCACTCCCACCCGCTGCAGTGCAAGGCGCTGGAGCTCTGCTTCAACGTCGCGCTCAACCGCCTCCCCGCGTCGGCCGCGGTCGCCTCGTCGCCGCTGCTCGGCGGACACGGGCACGGCCACCACCACTACTACCCGCCGTCGCTGTCCAACGCGCTCGTCGCGGCGTTCAAGCGCGCGCAGGCGCACCAGCGGCGCGGCTCCGTCGAGAGCCAGCAGCAGCCCGTGCTCGCCGTCAAGATCGAGCTGGAGCAGCTCGTCGTCTCCATCCTCGACGACCCCAGCGTCAGCCGCGTGATGCGCGAGGCTGGCTTCTCCAGCACCCAGGTCAAGGCCAACGTGGAGCAGGCCGTGTGCAGCACAACAACGACCACCGCGGCCACGGCCGCCGCTCCAGGcaaaaaccctaaccctagcagCTCTGCCACCACGAGCCCAACAGCTCAGGAAGCCAAAGCCATCAAcaagctgccgctgccgctcccGCTCCACCAAGCGCGCGACGAGGACGTGGCCGCCATCCTGGACTGCTTGGCGTCCCGGAGCAAGAGGAGGGTCGTCGTCATCGCGGAGAGCGTGTCCGCGGCCGAGGCCATGGCGCATGCGGCCGTGGACAAGATCAAGAGAGCCGAGGCGAAGCACGACGCGCTGCGTGGCGCGCAGGTCGTCAGCCTCCGCGTGTCGTCGTTCCGCGACATGCCGAGAGAGGAGACCGAGCGGCGGCTCGGCGAGCTGCGGTGCCTCGTCAGGGGCAGGAGGCAGCAGGAGGTCGTGCTCGTCGTGGAGGACCTCAAGTGGGCGGCCGAGTTCTGGGCGGGCCACGTCCAGAGCGGGAGGAGAGGGTACTACAGCTCCGTCGAGCACGTCGTCACGGAGCTGCGCGCCCTGctggcgagcggcggcggcggcgaccacgGCGGCGGCAGCATGTGCTGGCTCCTCGGGTTCGGGACGTACCAGGCCTACATGAGGTGTCGGGTCGGGCAGCCGTCGCTGGAGAGCCTGTGGGGGCTCCAGACGCTCACCGTGCCCGCCGGCAGCCTGGTGCTGAGCCTCACCTGCGCCTTCGACGACAG TGCTCTAGGCACGGTCAATCAGTCCATGAAAGCCGGCTCTGACACGGATGGGAACGCACCGGCGTCTTGCTGGCCGCTTTTGGGCGGCACCCAGCTCATTTCCAGATGCTGCGCCGATTGCTCTGCCGCGAGGATCGACACGAAAGCGGCGTTGCCTCGGCCCTTCGTCTCGTCGTCGTCCACCCTCCCTTCCTGGCTCCAGCATTGCCGTGATCATCAG GAGCCTACTACGACCCATCTTACGGACCTTGGCAAGACATGGAGCTCCATCTGCAGCAGGCCGTCGTCACAGCGGATGACGCTGCATTTCTCCGCGCCGGTGTCTCCGGCGTCCTCCATCTCTTCCTATGAGCACGGCGgcgatcatcatcatcagtcgCAGCAGCCGCGGCACTCGTCGTGGCTCCTCGCTGGTCTCGACGCCGCCGCGCCCGCGCACCACCACCCGTGGAGACCCAAGCGCGAGGCCAGCGGCGGGAAtaaggccgccgccagcaggtcCCACGACTCCGGCGGCTCGAACGGCTCCGTGGAGGTGGAGTGCCGCCGCGCCAAGGCCAAGTTCAAGGAGCTCAGCGCCGAGAACCTCAAGGTGCTCTGCGGCGCGCTGGAGAAAGAAGTGCCGTGGCAGAAGGAGATCGTCCCGGAGATCGCCAGCGCCGTCCTGCAGTGCCGGTCGGGGATCGCCAAGCGGCGCGACAAGTCGAGGTCGGCGGACGCCAAGGAGGAGACGTGGATGTTCTTCCTCGGCGGCGACGCCGACGGCAAGGAGAAGGTGGCGAGGGAGCTTGCTAGTCTCGTCTTCGGGTCACGCAACAGCTTCGTATCCATCAGGCCTGGTGGGGGTGCCTCtgcctcgtcgccgccgccgcctgccgcCGCCTCGTCCGAGGAGCACCACCGGAGTAAGCGGCCACGGATGGCGGCGGCCTACCTAGAACGGTTGCACGAGGCTGTCTCCGAGAACCCACACCGGGTCATATTCATGGAGGACGTCGAGCGGGCTGACCGGGACTGCCAGCTCGGCATCAAGGAGGCGATCGAGAGCGGGGTCGTGCGGAACCATGCTGGCGAGGAGGTCGGCGTGGGCGATGCCATCGTCATTCTCAGCTGCGAGAGCTTTGACGGCGACAGCAGGTCTAGAGGTTGCTCGCCGCCGAGCAAGAAGGTGAAGGTAGAGATGGAGGAGACCAAGGAGGAGCGCACAGGTGAACATGAACACAACGAAGATGGCGCTTCCTCGTCGTCTCCGTCGTGCATCGATTTGAACGTGGACATGGAGAGTGATCCGGCGGACGAGCGAAGTCTCGGTGATCTCTGTCTGCTCACGGCCGTCGACAGGACcctattcttcagaagacaacaAGAGAATTAG